DNA sequence from the Cloacibacillus sp. genome:
GGCATCGTCAACGCCGCTTCGCCCTCGGCGGAGATCGAATAGATGGCGAACATTGGCTGCTGCGGCGTGGACTGCGACGCCTGCGAGGCGCGCCGGGCCACCGCCAGACGGGATAACGCGGCGCTTGCGAAGATCGCCGCCGCGCAGGAGAGTGCCGGACAGGGGTCCTTTATCCTGCCCTCGCGCCTGCGCTGTACAGGCTGCCTTGAGCCGGGCGAAAAGAGCGTCAGCTGCGCCGAGTGCGCCATACGCGAATGCGCCCTCGCGAGCCATATCCCCCACTGCGGCTTCTGCCCCGACTTCCCCTGCGAGCTGGGAAGCGCCGTCTGGGAGGCGGTGCCGGAATACAAGCACAATCTCGAAGTGCTGCGGAGCCGGTGAGAAGATATTTTTGACGGCGGCCCTCCGGTAGTTCCGGAGATAGCGGCTTCCGGTTTTTAGCACGGCATGGAAAAATAAAAATGGTGCCGCTGCGTTCAGAAGGCCGGAGCGGGCGGCAATTTTACGTCAGTTGGGATTCCCCATGTCGGTGTCCAGCGTATGGCGGAAGACGATCAGCGATTTTTCCACGGCCTCCACGAGCCCTTCGGTATTGCCGGTGCAGAATATATTAAGCAGCTTTTCGTGGTTTTCCATAACCGTGCTGTCGAGCACCTCGCTGCTCTTGCTGATGTAGGGCCGGCAGAGATCCATTATCAGTCTGCCCATCTTAATGATAAACTGGTTGCCGGTCGCCTCGAGCATGATGCTGTGAAAGGTACGGTCAGCCTCTCCCGCCTCCGACTTGTGCGAGAGCTGGAGTTCGCGGTATTCGTCTAGCGCGCGCCGCGCCGCAGCCTTTTTCTCCTCCGTCGCCTTCGCGGCGGCAAGCGACATATAGGCCTGCTCAAACATCAGGCGGAATTCATAGAGCTCTTCGGCGCTCGAACGCTGGAGCATCATATCGAGGAGCAGCGGACGCAGTATCTGCGGCCCGATGGATTCTTTCAAATAGGTGCCTTTGCCCTGAGCCGATTCAACTACCCCCAACACCTGGAGCATCTTGATCGCCTCGCGGATGCTCGATTTTCCTACGCCGTACCGTTCCGACATCTCCCGCTCCGAGGGGAGCAATTCTCCCGGTTTAAACTCTCCGTCTCTGATCGAGTTTTGTATGCTGTCTAAAACGAGTTGAGAGAGCGTGTTTTCCCTTCTTAGTTCCATCACCGATCACCTCTGGATAAAATATACTCAGTCAACTGCGCGCGACATTAATCAGTAGTGAGACTGCCTTTATTATAAATTATCCGTGCCAATGAAGGTAGCGCTTGACAAAAATTGTTGGTTGACGGAGTATAGTTATTAGCAGATATCTGATAAGTAGAATAGAGAGGTCGAATCACATGTTATATTTGAACGGCAAAGATATAAGAGAGATCTTCTCGATGAGGGAGGCCATTGAGTCGGACCGCGAGGCCTTTATGATCCAGGCGGAGGGGCTGGCGGAGGTTCCCGTGCGGACGAATTTTGACGTCGTCAAGGACGGCATAACCTCTTTTATGCCCGCGCTGATAAAAAAGTATCCGCGGGTGGGGATCAAGATTGTCTCGACATACACGGAAAATTATAAGAGGGGGATGCCCGCCGTTTCGGCGACTGTGCTGCTGGCCGATCCCGAGACGGGCGTCGTCAACGCGATGCTTGACGGTACCGAGCTGACGCGCATGCGCACCGGCGCCGTCTCCGGATTGGCCACGGAGCTTTTGTCTAATGAGGAGGCCGAGTGCGGCGCGCTCTTCGGAACCGGCGGACAGGCCGCCTCGCAGCTTGAGGCGGTGCTGACGGCAAGGCCGCTGAAGGAGGTGCGCGTCTTTGACATGACGGCCGATAGGGTCGCGGACTTTATCAGCCGCATGGAGGAGTGCGCATCGAAGTTCGGCACGCGGCTCATCGCCGCAGGAAGCCCGCTGGAGGCCGTCTCGGACGCCGATATTATCACCACGGTGACCACCAGTCCGCAGCCCGTCTTTGACGGACGCTGTGCGAAGCCGGGGGCGCACATAAACGCCGTCGGCACCTTCCTGCCGCATAAACGCGAGCTTGACGAGTATATTGTGAGGCGCGCCGATAAAATTTTCATCGATAACCGCGAGGCGGTGATGAGCGAGGCGGGAGAGTTCCTCATCCCGATGGCGGAGGGACGCTTCTCGGAGGAGATGATTGCGGGCGAGCTCGGCGATCTGCTGCTGGGACGCGTCGCGGGCCGTAGCGATAAAAAAGAGATCACGCTGATGAAGACGGTGGGCTTCGCGACGCTCGATATCGTCATCGCGCATAAGGTCTATGAGAAGGCGCTTAAAGCCGGGATAGGCACGGTACTCTAACGCCGCCGCTTGGGTACGAAATAAAAATTGTCCCGGTACCGCGTAATATCTGCGGCGCCGGGGCTTTCGTTCTTTGAAAAACAGCGGTCTCTTATTTCAGGGACTGCTTAAAGAAGGATTCAAGCTTATCGAAGGGGATCAGCTTCACGCGGTCGTAGAGGTCCACGTGTCCGGCCTTCGGGACGATGTAGAGCTCCTTCGGCTCCGCGGCGCGCCGGTAGGCGTCCTCGCTGAACTCCCGCGAGTGGGCCTCCGATCCCGTGATGAAGAGCATCGGGCGCGGCGAGATCGTTTCGATATCCTCGAAGGGATAGAAGTTCATGAACTTGACGTTGCTGGTGAAAGTCGGGTGCGTCGTGAGCTCCTTCGAGGAGCCGGCGGGGGTGAATTCGCCTCTCTCCGTGCGGTAGAAGTCATAGAACTCACGCTCGATGGGGTTGGACTTTTCGGTGATCTCATGCACCGTGCCGCTGGTATACTTCATCTCGCCGCCGGTGAATTCCAGCAGACGCTGCCGCGCCGCCTCTTCGAGGATTTTCTTTCTTTGTTCGACTGTCTGTGAATGGTTTAGGCCGCTGCGGTTCGCCGCTCCCATGTTATACATGCTGACGGTCGATACGGCTCTTATGCGCGGGTCGATTTTAGCGGCGCTGATGGCGAAGCTGCCGCTGCCGCAGATGCCGATGGCGCCGATCCTCTTTGCGTCGACGAAGGGCCTTGTGCTGAGGAAGTCCACCGCGGCGCTGAAATCATCGGCGTAGACGTCGGGCAGGACGGCGTTGCGCGGCTGTCCCGCGCTCTCGCCCCAGAAGGAGAGGTCTATCGCCAGCGTGACGAAACCGCGCTCCGCCATCTTCTGGGCGTAGAGGTTCGCGCTCTGTTCTTTGACCGCTCCCATCGGGTGGCCGACGACGATCGCGGAATACTTCGCGCCCCGGCTCATATTCTTGGGGGTGAAGAGGTTGCCCGCGACGTCCATCTTGTAGAGGTTCTTAAAGACGACCTTCTCCATCGTCACCCCGCCGCTCTTGTAGAAGTTGTCCGCGCCGTCCGACATATCCGCCGCGTGGGCCGTCCCGGCCATGGCCGTCATTGCGAGCGCCGCCGTAATTATCATTGCCAATCCGATCATTTTCATAACTTTTTCTCCTTTCAGATTTTGGCTTTCAGCCTTTATTGTTTTTTGTTTTATATTGCTTTTGGATTTTTTACCGTGCTTTGGCGGCCTTTGTCATTTTAAAGGCCAGAAAATCAAGACAGTCGATCTTCCTCTGGTTCTCGTGCAGACCGCGAAGCAGCGCGGTCCGGTGTTCCGCGAGGAGCGCCGCCTGTTCCGCGGTCTTTTCCTCTTCGCCCAGCCGTATAAATTTTTCGATCGCCTCCGAAGGGCAGCCCGCGTCTCTCAGATTCTCTCTGACGGCCTCTTTTTCTCTTTCTCTCACCCCCTCACCTCCTTGCCCCAAATTATATGGGTGGCCTGTGGATATATCAAATGCTTATAATAAATCTATTGCCATGCGTATAAAGCATAGTAAAATATATCCATTACGGGAAGAGGGGCAGGTGTGGTGATGGACCTTAGAGTACTGCAATATTTTCTCGCGATTGCCCGCGAGGGTAACATTACGAAAGCGGCGGAGTCTCTGCACATGACGCAGCCGACGCTCTCGCGCCAGATCAAGGAGCTCGAGACAAATCTTGGCAAGCAGCTGCTGATCCGCGGCAACCGCAGGGTCACGCTGACCGACGAGGGGATGCTGCTGAGGAAGAGGGCGGAGGAGATCGTCTCCCTGCTGGAGAAGACGGAGGGCGAGATAACCGCCTCGGACGAGGTGATAAGCGGAGATATCTTCATCGGCTGCGGCGAGACGGAGGGGATGCGCTTTATGGTCAGGACCGCGAAGCAGATGCGCGACGACTACCCCGACGTCAATTTTCACCTCTTCAGCGGCAACGAGGGGGATATCGCGGAGCGGCTGGATAAGGGGCTGCTTGATTTCGCCCTCTTCATCGGAATGGCCAATCTGGATAAATACGATCATTTTAAGCTGCCGAAAGACGATTTATGGGGCATGCTGATGCGGAAAGACGATCCGCTCGCTGCCCGCGAGAGCATCGCTCCCCGCGACCTTGAGGGAGTTCCAATCCTCTGCCCGAGACAGGTGCTGCTCAATAATGATATGTCGGGCTGGCTCGGCCACGATTTTCGGAAGCTGAACATCGTCGCCTCCTATAACCTTGTCTATAATGTCTCACTGATGGTGGAGGAGGGAATGGGCGCCGCCCTCTGTATCGACGGCCTTATCAACGTCTTTGGGCGCGGCGGGTTATGCTTTCGCCCGCTTGAACCTAGGGTTACGGCTGGGCTTGTCATCGCCTGGAAAAAATATCAGGTATTCTCACGCGCGGCGGAGACGTTCTTAACGCGCCTGCAAAGCGGATTTGCCATAGAAGAGGACCGATAGCAACGAAAAAATAAAAATCAATAGGAGTTGATATTTTGATGGACAGAATGCCGGCAAGTATCTTTAACGACGTCATCGGGCCCGTAATGCGCGGTCCTTCGAGTTCTCATGTCGCTGGCGCGGCGCGGATCGCCGCCGTTGTGCGGCAGTCCGTCGGCGGCGCGCCGATGCGCGCCGTCGTCGACTTTGATGTGAACGGCTCGCTCGCCGCCTCGCACGACGGGCACGGCACGGATATGGGCTTTGTCTGCGGCATGCTTGGCAAGGAGATAACAGAGCCGGATGTGGATCGTTACGCGCGGCTCGCGGAGGCTGCCGGGGTGGAGATCGAATTCAGGATTCTCGACTATGGCGCGGAACACCCCAACAACTACCGCATAGAGGTATGGGGCCGCGGCGGCGAACATCACCGGTGGGAGGGGATATCCGTCGGCGGCGGCATGATAGAGATGCGGCGTTATGACGGTTTTGATATCTCGCTTTGCGGCGACTTTTACGAGGTGCTGGTGAAGCTTCCCCACGGCGGCGCGGCGGCGATGAAGTCCTCGCGGGCCGTTGCGGGTTCCGCTCCGGATTTCGCGCAGGTTCTGGAAAGCGGCGGCGGGTCGCTGCTCTCTCTGAAATATTCAAAGGCCCTGGAGCCGGAGGTGCTGCGCGTCGCCGCCGCCGAACACGGAGCGCTGGATTTTGTTTTGATAGCGCCGATGCTGCCGACGCTTTCGCGCGCGGACTGCGCCGTACCATTCTCGACCGCAGGGGAGATGCTCGCCTATAACGAGGGCCGGGGGCTTGCGATGTGGGAGCTGGCGGCGGAGTACGAAGCCGCGCGCAGCGGCACCGCGAAAGAAGATGTGCTGGAAAAGATGCGCGGACTGGTCTCGATCATGGAGGGAGCCCTTAAAGAGGGGCTTGCCGGTACGGAGTACGCCGACCGGATACTCGGCCCCCAGGCCTATTTGATCGAAGCGGCGTGCAAAGAGGGCGCGCTGATTCCCTGCGACATCCTCAACAACGTCATAAAGTCGGTCACGGCGATCATGGAGACGAAAAGCGCGATGGGCGTCGTCGTCGCGGCGCCGACCGCCGGTTCCTGCGGCTGCCTGCCGGGGACGCTGCTCGGCGCGGGCTTCGCGCTGGGCAAGTCAAGAGAGGAGATCACGCGCGCGATGCTGGCGGCGGGACTCGTCGGCATCTTCATCGCGGAGGGCGCGACATTCGCCGCCGAGGTGGGGGGCTGTCAGGTGGAGTGTGGCGCGGGCTCCGGCATGGCGGCGGCGGGGCTCGTGCAGCTCATGGGAGGCAGCGCGGAGCGGTGCATCGACGCCGCCTCAATGGCGCTGCAGAATATTACCGGCCTCGCCTGTGACCCGGTGGCGAACCGCGTGGAGGTCCCATGTCTCGGCAAGAACGTCATGGGCGGCTCGAACGCCGTCGCCT
Encoded proteins:
- a CDS encoding DUF3795 domain-containing protein, with the translated sequence MANIGCCGVDCDACEARRATARRDNAALAKIAAAQESAGQGSFILPSRLRCTGCLEPGEKSVSCAECAIRECALASHIPHCGFCPDFPCELGSAVWEAVPEYKHNLEVLRSR
- a CDS encoding FadR/GntR family transcriptional regulator → MELRRENTLSQLVLDSIQNSIRDGEFKPGELLPSEREMSERYGVGKSSIREAIKMLQVLGVVESAQGKGTYLKESIGPQILRPLLLDMMLQRSSAEELYEFRLMFEQAYMSLAAAKATEEKKAAARRALDEYRELQLSHKSEAGEADRTFHSIMLEATGNQFIIKMGRLIMDLCRPYISKSSEVLDSTVMENHEKLLNIFCTGNTEGLVEAVEKSLIVFRHTLDTDMGNPN
- a CDS encoding ornithine cyclodeaminase family protein, which translates into the protein MLYLNGKDIREIFSMREAIESDREAFMIQAEGLAEVPVRTNFDVVKDGITSFMPALIKKYPRVGIKIVSTYTENYKRGMPAVSATVLLADPETGVVNAMLDGTELTRMRTGAVSGLATELLSNEEAECGALFGTGGQAASQLEAVLTARPLKEVRVFDMTADRVADFISRMEECASKFGTRLIAAGSPLEAVSDADIITTVTTSPQPVFDGRCAKPGAHINAVGTFLPHKRELDEYIVRRADKIFIDNREAVMSEAGEFLIPMAEGRFSEEMIAGELGDLLLGRVAGRSDKKEITLMKTVGFATLDIVIAHKVYEKALKAGIGTVL
- a CDS encoding alpha/beta hydrolase, with the translated sequence MKMIGLAMIITAALAMTAMAGTAHAADMSDGADNFYKSGGVTMEKVVFKNLYKMDVAGNLFTPKNMSRGAKYSAIVVGHPMGAVKEQSANLYAQKMAERGFVTLAIDLSFWGESAGQPRNAVLPDVYADDFSAAVDFLSTRPFVDAKRIGAIGICGSGSFAISAAKIDPRIRAVSTVSMYNMGAANRSGLNHSQTVEQRKKILEEAARQRLLEFTGGEMKYTSGTVHEITEKSNPIEREFYDFYRTERGEFTPAGSSKELTTHPTFTSNVKFMNFYPFEDIETISPRPMLFITGSEAHSREFSEDAYRRAAEPKELYIVPKAGHVDLYDRVKLIPFDKLESFFKQSLK
- a CDS encoding LysR family transcriptional regulator — translated: MDLRVLQYFLAIAREGNITKAAESLHMTQPTLSRQIKELETNLGKQLLIRGNRRVTLTDEGMLLRKRAEEIVSLLEKTEGEITASDEVISGDIFIGCGETEGMRFMVRTAKQMRDDYPDVNFHLFSGNEGDIAERLDKGLLDFALFIGMANLDKYDHFKLPKDDLWGMLMRKDDPLAARESIAPRDLEGVPILCPRQVLLNNDMSGWLGHDFRKLNIVASYNLVYNVSLMVEEGMGAALCIDGLINVFGRGGLCFRPLEPRVTAGLVIAWKKYQVFSRAAETFLTRLQSGFAIEEDR
- a CDS encoding L-serine ammonia-lyase, iron-sulfur-dependent, subunit alpha; the encoded protein is MDRMPASIFNDVIGPVMRGPSSSHVAGAARIAAVVRQSVGGAPMRAVVDFDVNGSLAASHDGHGTDMGFVCGMLGKEITEPDVDRYARLAEAAGVEIEFRILDYGAEHPNNYRIEVWGRGGEHHRWEGISVGGGMIEMRRYDGFDISLCGDFYEVLVKLPHGGAAAMKSSRAVAGSAPDFAQVLESGGGSLLSLKYSKALEPEVLRVAAAEHGALDFVLIAPMLPTLSRADCAVPFSTAGEMLAYNEGRGLAMWELAAEYEAARSGTAKEDVLEKMRGLVSIMEGALKEGLAGTEYADRILGPQAYLIEAACKEGALIPCDILNNVIKSVTAIMETKSAMGVVVAAPTAGSCGCLPGTLLGAGFALGKSREEITRAMLAAGLVGIFIAEGATFAAEVGGCQVECGAGSGMAAAGLVQLMGGSAERCIDAASMALQNITGLACDPVANRVEVPCLGKNVMGGSNAVASANMALAGYDKVIPLDETIAAMYDVGLKLPLELRCTFGGLGKSPTVLRLLEKMKNR